In the genome of Lactuca sativa cultivar Salinas chromosome 3, Lsat_Salinas_v11, whole genome shotgun sequence, the window CTCCATCTTCTCAATGTCATCGTTGGTAGGTCTGGCCATGACAACTTGATCTTCTCCAAGTCTGACTTGATCGTCATCGACGCCAATGGGAGTAAGGACATGTGTATGTGGTTCTTTCTCTACAGATCTCCAAACTTCTTTACCAAGTCTTTTTAAACATCTTTCCATACgttgagaccagtgatgatattttcTTACAACAAGTGTTGGATCTCGATTAGAACCTCCAACACTGTTAGATATATTTAAAGAGTAAgcttgtgccatatttccttgAAAAATGAACTAAGTGGTATAGAAAGCCTTTTAAATCAGAGTTTTTCTTTAGAAAATGGGTTATGTCTTTAAAGAAATTTAAAacgcaaccactatggctctgataccaattatggAGAGAATAACTTTAAGATGATTTTGTAGAAATATAAGTTAATCTCAATGGATCTTTTGATAAGCTTAACAATAAAAAATATGTGGAATAACAAGGACGGATATAACAACAAGATTAATCGGTAAATATAGGCAAGAATAAATACTTAGTTGAATCGTAACACGGTTTATATCCAAACACGAGTTAGTTAGTGATGAATAACATAAGAAATAGATGAAGATAATAGAGACTTGTTTTCAATAGAGAGTAATACAATGAAAGTCTTAAAGAAGTGGGTGCTTAAATCAATTGACATGATCATCTATAAATAGTTGAACAATTTACAAGATAAATAATAAAATACTCCAAAATAAGGCGTCTCTGATTTCCATGCTTTCAATGATATGACTCAACGACTACTCAATgtctgaaaaggtgaacaataCTTTTCTGTCATATATGATTACAAAAGAGAAAATAGTCTACTCTTTGGGTCATTCTTCTCTACTCCGGTATCAGGTCTTTAGTGAGATCTTCAAGTCTTCGTAACATCTTCTACCACAACAACAAAACATGTCTTCGGTTTTATCAATACACTTCTTAGCTGTCGAGCGTCACTTCATGTTTCAACAAAACCCTCTAGAGACCATAACCTATATGGGAGGTTATAGAATTGGTCAATGTTCAACTTTTCAACattgtcacatttagtcattccacttttaattaatccaattaatcccaaaattatttCCAGTTAATTTCTGactaatttttaattaaacaataatatttataattaatatattattctcataatatattaataaaatcattttttatttctaattaatctcttaatcatataataaattaataaatcagtctctctctccaaaaagcaTTTcagtcaattactaggtttgagggcaacccaaaaagactttgctaataattcaacattatactaatttagttattagcATAAACACTTAATCTAACAGCGTCGGCTGTTCCTTTCTCTTTTTTCTTCTCCGACGATGTTGACGTTGGATAATGTAAGGGTTCTGGCAACAAGTGGTAGTCCAGCAACAGTGGTATTCTGGTGGTGGTCTAGCATcgttgaagagagagagagagagagagagagagagagagagagagagatagatagatagatagatagagatgGTGTTTGTGTATTACTAGAAGCATGTGAGTGGATAAGGTTATTAGGGATGAGAttgcatttttataattttaaatcagaaaaataagaaaaatacaaAAGGAATAGAAAAGAAATTAATAAGGGTAAACTTGCCATTTTAAAATAGTTCAATACAAATTAGACCAAAGTCACAACAAATAAAACGTTTCGGGCCAATGATGCAACTTTAAAACATTTTGGACTAAAGTTACAATTTTTGACAAAGCACAAGACCAAAATTTCAATTTTGTCTATTATTTATTTAGTTGTCTATTACTAAGTGGCTCCTACATTACATTTCACACCACTttatttgtaacgtcccaaaaataatgacataaaattttttgtttttaaattgatAAATCATTAATACATATCATTTCCTTAAAACCAAGGTAATCGATATTTACCAAAACTTCCTCAAATCAACGTAAATCACAGAATccggaaacatgtggtgtgtgccttgcaaccatcccgagctcttccatttgaaaaccaaagcacctgaaacataaactgaaaactgtaagcacaaagcttagtgagttccccaagatacctcataccatacatgaCTTATCACATAACGGGAATCGCCCACTGAGATACGGACCTTGCCCacactcgcataatgggccccgctcactgagatacgggccccgcccacactcgcataACAATCCCTCCCCActaaacatataaccatataatcatataacattcaaacacatgcaaaaatcacaaagatagTAGCATACTGCAcaatcatcgggccccgcccacatacaaatcatatatgcaTAACATGATACTAGCATATAGAATAACCATCAGGCCCCGCCCAGtaagcatacaaacacatacacatgctagAGTCAAGCATACATCTAGCACTCTATATAGCAAACCATGGGTCGATATTAGTGTCTTTGACCCactaaacatagtgaggaaactcacctcacactgctgaatcccgCGGATAAATCTCTGGCTGCTAGCTGACTGAACCCCGAAGtatcaaaaatcaaaacaacaCTTAATCAACATTTGGGTCCTAAACCATAATCATAAATCCATACTCGGtgaaaaaagaccattttacccctaaccaagcttAGTCCAAAACCATGGCCCAAACTCATAACTTAAAACGCCAAAAAGCCCAAATAACCAGCCgaggcccaaatatggcctaattttccaaatttggcccaaacccccttacatgggccttaccctaaatccCAACCAAAATTCCTAGTCTGAGACATATGTACTCAGATGGCCCATTAAGAAGTCAAACACCTAAGCCCAAAAAGGAAGTCCAACATGAAGCCTAAAAGCCAAAATCCTcctgactgagtacgcggggcgtactcagctataCGTAAAGCGTACATGCAATTTGTCTTGTATGTTGCACGTACAGActtgtacgcctaacgtactcatCCATTAAGCCAAAACTcctttaagcacttaatgctcaaGACCAGGAGTCCAAACTACATAACTACTTCTTAAAGAacatctagaaccataaagtcattgacttgATGACTTTACATGCCCCAAAAGAACCCAACATCAAAATAAAGCATTATACTTTCACAAAATGGACACCATCTCAAGCATGGGGGATTCCAAACCCTAAAGGAGACAATTTTAAGCATTTAGAacctcagaaacaccaagagtggcaactcatagctcctggagtggtaccaaaccactagatctcattcttggGATCAAAATGAACCAAAACTCATGCAAACTAGATCTAAGCTAACAATGAGCAAgatcaaagctttttacctcaaacaagctgggAATGAAGTGTATAATCCAAATCCATATGCTCATTCTTTATTCACAACCTTGCATTAGACTCCATCTTCTTAGAAATGACCTAAAAACACCAAAATGCACACCTTGAGCTCAAAATCACAACCATAGAGGCTTAgagacgatttctagggttttggggacttggaggctggtaaagaggccaaccCTAAAGACTTAATGAgattatatagggtacaactccaaaaattagggttttcatttttCCTTCGTACGCCCCATCGTACGAGGTCGCACAAACCTGATCTGACCCTCACAATACGCTAAGTGTACTCAACATTACGTGCAGCGTAATGCCCTTCACATGAGTGTGCCCCGCGTACTCCCTAGGTACGCCCTACATACTAGGGGTTCCCCACAAACCCTAACATATTCCGAATACCATAACTTATTCGCTATAATTCCAATTCCGAAGATCCTTATATCCataaaaaggtaacgagaagctctgcACTTCCATCAACTCATACATGCCTTACTAAATCCCGAAtaaacatccattttccatagaAGCCCGAGCTAACAAATTATCGaaataccctttgactccaaaacacaaaccgaatacTTGAATCATTCAAAATACATCATCCACCTTCAAATGAGTCCAAACTCAATTCTTCAAGGGTCCTATGCCTGCTAATACCCAATCCCTGATCACTACCCCAAAATGGGAAATAATTCGAAATAGGACGCTACATTATTACTAAGCAGGCCTCACCCAATCTCTCATTGTTCTTTGATGGTTTATTGTATTTAAAATTGTAATTGAAGCATGTTTTTAAAAGCTTTGAAATGAAATAAGTGTTAAAGCCTAAAAGAGCATGTAATCCACATATTAAAGTTGCATAGAATTAAAGTTGAAAAATAAACCCTAATTCAACTATCCCAAGTCCTAAAAACCTATTTGGGCCATTGCATCGATCATTGGAGCTTTGTTTCCAAGAAACTCCTCCTCCGAAACCAATGAATCAAAATCTTTCTTCTCCTCCCAAAGTAATGGCAACTTCGATCCCATTTTCAGTAGCTCTAAGGGAAACAAAAAGAAAGTGTCTTTGAGGCTTTAAATAGAGAAATAGGTTAATTGGTAAGTGGGTTTTGACTTTTGAAGGGAAAAAAGGAAGAAGTTGTGTTGTTTAAGAGAACAAATCATGGTGTGTGATTAAGAATCATGGTGTTGCTTGAAAATAGTTTAGCTGGGACGATTTTAGGAAAAAAATTAGAAGCTTAATTGATGTTTTAACAATCGATTTATTTATTTAAGAACATGTAAACGAGATAGAGACTCGGATGGTGGGAGATTAGTAAGATGCGAGAGGAATGATGTGTTATTGTTGCTGATGAAAAAACATATGCGaatcattttttatataaatatagatGGTAAATTcgttatttaataaaaattaatagaaaaaaagaaaatttttcaaaaaaatcttattaatttggaaaaatttacgaatatatatatattttttaatagaaaaacctaaaaattcaactaatttttacaatttaatcattttttttaatctatTTGACAAGTCATATTTCCAAGTGGCACTCCACCTTAGAAACACTAATGACATGGCATTTGTGACGGGGATATTTTGTATAAAATTTGTTCCTAGGCTTGAACCTCAACTTtaacaaacacaaacacacatacCAAATTTGAAATTTCCTTTAAAATTTAAGagaaaaaacaaaattattttcataCTATCAACTATAATTATCTTGTCATTGATACAAAATAAATAGTAAGTACGATCCATAATTTCTTTCAATTTAATATAATTTTAGGTTTAAAAATCTTTGTACAATTGCCAAAAAGGTGTAATCACATTATCACATAGCAtatttttttcctttatttttacATTAATTTCCTCCTCATTTCCATCGTACAATTATTTACTTAACTCATCATCACATGGTATTCTGCTCGGACTTATTATAGGTGTCATATATCTCTTTCTCATCTCCCTCTCTTTCTCCTACAGGAAATGTGCGATTCCTCCTCTGAAACATCATGACCTCCATGATCATGATCATGATCAACCCTCATTCATCCTTCAAAAcccttccatttcttcttcttctcattcttcatcaaTCTTCTGCACTTACAACTGATGGCATTCGTTTACTTTCTTTCAAATACTCTGTTTTAAACGATCCTTTAGGTGTTCTAGACACCTGGAGCTACACCGACGCCACTCCATGTTCATGGCATGGCGTCGTCTGCGAGAACACATGTGTCACCGGAGTATCGCTTCCCAGTTCGGGACTCACCGCCACCATTCCCGCCAATCTGGGTTCGATTCTACACCTTCGGGAAGTGAATTTATCGAATAATTCAATCAGTGGGTCTATTCCTTTGTCTTTGTACAATGCACCTGAACTCGAGACTCTTGATCTTTCCAATAACTTGATGTCCGGCGAGTTTGAGTTCGTCGGAGGGTGGCGGAGCTTAAGGTATCTTAACATGTCTGGTAACTCGTTGACGGGAAAGCTGCCGCAGAATCTTGCAGCGCTTTCAAACTTAACGGTGGTTTCTTTGACTGGTAATCAGTTTTCCGGTGAACTTCCTTCTGGGTTTGAGTCTGTTGAAGTTTTGGATCTGTCAAAAAACTCCATCACCGGTTCGTTACCGGAAAAGTTCGGTAGTGGTGATCTTGTTTACTTTAACATTTCACACAACAATCTCTCCGGCGAGATACCGCCGGAATTCGCGATCAAAGTTCCAATAACCGCGACAATTGATTTGTCATTCAATAATCTCAAAGGAGCAATCCCCGAATCCGACATTCTCGTCAACCAAGACGAAGAATCATTCGCCGGAAACCCAGAGCTTTGCGGGAAGCCATTAAAAAACCTCTGCGAATCCTCCTCTTCGTCGACCACCGGACCCAACTCCACAACATTCACTCCAGCTATCGCCGGAATCCCTCAATCGTTCCCCTCAACTCCTTCACACAACTCTTCAAATTCAAAAAGCCGATTCAAAACCAGCACAATCATCGGAATCGTCGTCGGAGACATCGCCATTGTCGCAGTTTTAGCTCTGGTTTTCATCTACATAGTGAAAAAACGACGAGGGGCTCCATCAAATCGCCATCAAGACGAAGCTAAAGCTTCAAACAGGGAATACGATTGGGGGTCATCAGAAGAAGAACACAAATGGCTACGTTCATGGGCATGTTTAATGAAGAGAAGAAACACCGGaggagaagatgaagaagaaggagaagaagaatcaaGCCAAAACTCAAGCTCGGAAAACTCCGACACCGAAAGTAGGCCACCGGAAACCATTAAACTCGACAATCCGGTAACTAAAGATGTCGAAAAGAGGGGATTAGTGACTGTTGATGGTGGTGAAAAGGAGCTAGAGCTTGAGACATTGTTGAAAGCTTCTGCATATATTCTTGGCACAACCGGTTCGAGTATAATCTACAAGGCGGTTTTGGAAGATGGAACTATGTTAGCGGTTCGTCGGATCGGAGAAAACGGGTTAGACCGGTTTAAGGATTTTGAGAACCAGGTTCGGGTTATAGCGAAGCTGGTCCATCCGAATCTGGTTCGGATCCGTGGGTTTTATTGGGCTGCGGATGAGAAGCTTGTAATCTACGACTACGTTCCCCATGGCAGCTTGGCTAATGCACGTTACAGTGAGTCATctctctttgatttttttttcgttATGCGTATTTTAGCATCCCCAAGATGTGCATGTTAGAGTTTTCTATAGAGTCACGACTTTTAATAAAACGTACCATAAACTTTAGTTACAAAGTAAACagtcaaaaataatttaaaggtgagaaaaatgattataaagtAACATTAGAAAGTGCATTTTTAGTATGATTAAAAATGGTgagtttaacatttttttttctttattgatTTTAAATTTCATTAATAATTGATAGTACATTGTATTGAAAAGTACTTTTAATAACCACTATTTGATATTGTTAAATAAAATAATGTGAAGTTGTAGATACTTGAGGAACTTATAAATGAGTTTTAGACTATTTTATAATACACATATATTTCGACTTATTTTCGTTATAATTAAGTATTTGAGTTATACGTATTTAAGTTGTGAATAAAAGATAATTAAATTAGTATGTTTTCTTAGAAattgattaaaacatgccatcttgtttctgaatataGAATATGTAATTACATTTTTTTACAAGATTGGAATTTATTTAAGAATATTTTAGGAAAAATAATAGAGAACATAGATTCTTATCAGTGTAATCATTTTGAATTAGAATGAGATCCATTATTATATATTTCCTTTAATTACCTACCAATCTAAAATCAGTAAGCACATGCGCAATCTAGCTTTCCAACATAACTATCGCTAAACTGAGCTGTTGGCGGGGGACCGATAGTGGAGTAGTTGTAACTGAACCCTTTGTTTTATTAATGTACCCCAAGTCAACTCTTACGTATCACTTAAATTTTGTCCTGTGGCGTATGATAGCAAAAAAGGTTTTGGAGTTGTCAATTATACAAATTACTGGGGGCCCAAATTTATAAAACCAGTAAACTTAttcaatttatttaaattttaacacGTCTCCTTCACTTACTCGTTTCATCACTAGTGTTGAGTCCATAGGATTCTTTAATTGAAGAATATATTAGATGTTACACAAGTAAAtaaataattcaaatcaaatagtgttattttcaacaaaaaaaaaatcgaatgTTCATTGACATGTTTTATTGTCTTGTTCTTTTTGTAGAGAAAGTTGGTTCTTCCCCTTCTCCGCTACCATGGGAAGTGAGGCTCAAGATAGCAAAGGGCACGGCTCGTGGACTATTGTACATCCATGATAAGAAACAAGTCCACGGAAATCTCAAACCAAGTAACATTTTACTAGAATCCGATATGGAGCCCAAGATAGGAGATTTCGGGCTTGAAAGACTGCTAGCAGGCGATCAAAGTTACAAAGTAGGTGGATCAACTCGAAACTTTGGTAGCAAAAGGTCAAATACCTCTCGAGAAAGTTTCCCAGATATCGTGATGGGGTCAAACCCGAGCCCTAGCCCAAGTTCCATGGGGTGCATTTCACCATATTATGCCCCAGAGTCTCTAAGAAGCCTAAAGCCTAGTCCAAAGTGGGATGTGTACTCGTATGGTGTGGTGTTGCTTGAACTTTTGACTGGGAAGGTTATTATATCAGATGAGTTTGGTCCGGCTAGCATGACGTGGAGCTCCACGCTGACAGTTGAAGAGAAGAAAAAGGTGTTGCGGATGGTTGATGTGGCGATTCGTGCTGACTTGGAGGGTAAAGAGGATGCCTTGTTGGCACTACTAAGAGTGGCTTATGGTTGTATATCACCTGTCCCACAAAAGAGACCACATATGAAAGAGGTGGTCCATGCTCTTGACAAGTTCCCTTTGGCTTCTTTTTCATATTATTAGGAAAATGGGAAATTATATTATTAGGAAATGGGAAAATTGTAGAAATAGATATGTATTTATGGTtgggaaaataataattatatgtttttttttaatataatgtttATCTTCAAATTATAACTTATTAATCGCTAGTTCGTTGTCATAAGAACATGAAATTAGAACTAGAAGTCTAGAACACTGTGATTGCTAAAACTTAAACTCAATATTGCAAAGAGGATTCGGGATTTGGGTCTACAATAGGCCCTCTAGATCGACGCCCCAAACTAGCGGTACATCATCACAACCTCTAAATTATTTAGTGCAAAATGATGTGgttgttattttttaaatatagtttttttAATAATACTTAGGGAATTTATTTCTAAAGATATTCAGAAAACGGACAATTTGCCTCACAATAAAAAGGTATCGTTTTATATCTTGTCCGtcttattgaaattaatattagAACGTGTTCGGTACGGAAGGTTTGAAAGTGTTTGAGAGCCTTTAGTTTCTAGTGTTTGACAAAACGTTCCATTTTGAACAGAAAGTCTGGTTCgacactacaagcttctagcattagtttaaacaaaacgcttcaAATCCAAATGTTgattcatgtagcgtttaacaaaatactacaagCTACCAGCTAATTTTTGCCGAACACGCCCTTAGTGTACATGTATCATTTAGCATAGCGGTAATTGTAAATCCATATCTATTGATACATCTTATTTATTTTGACAAATGAGaatcaatttaattataagaaaaatatgtccgattatatgatatcagagttttaatttgttttttattcTCTCTTCTGTCATCGATCCTATGTATGTCTCCTATATAAGCCCGTGTCCCCCTCATACAAAGAAACCCTAGTTGTCGTGACCATCATGACGAAAAAATAAACTTCCAAAAAAAACCTTTTAGAATAACGAATAACAAAGCATACGTCCACTTGCGCTAAATTTAAACAAGCCCAACTGTGAGGTGTTGCATGAGCTTTTCGAAACACATCAGTTGAGTTTCGATGGGCTAGATCACCTTAGTGGCGCCGATTGTAGCAATCTTGATCAACAAATGATAAAACTCGACCCATTGTGGAAGCTTTGAAGTTATCAATAAAACCCTACTTCAGAACATATTGAAGAATAGTCTTAACACAAGAGATGTTTGGAAGAGTCTCGAGGATTTATTTTAGACAATGAAGATGTGTGATCAATGAAACTTGACAATGACTTACACACCATTCAGAATGGCAATATTTCCATTACCGATATTGTAAATGCATTAAAGTAATTTACAACCTACTCGCAAACATTGATGAACATGTTCCCAACAAGAACTTGATAACGTACTTGATCAACAAACTAGGTGAGAAATACAAAAAATTGTAGGGATTATACATCACCGATCGCCCATGCATTCGTATCATTATGTGCGTCGTCCCATGACACTGCTTGAGGAATCTCGCCTCAACTGCATATTGTAATACCCTgatatttttcaaattttaaaatgctATGACTGTAAAATCTTTTTTCGGAATTAACATGCATTTAATAAAAACCCAGTCCCACAAAACATTTACATTTAAAGCATTAGGTGTTACCATTAAGCATCAATACAACCATAGAAAGCAAATATGAATTACATCAATATCATTAATAAGGAATTTGGCAAACTCCATTCCATTCTCTACCTCTTAACTTTTAACTTCAATCTATCATCTTCACTCCTTAACTACATCCTAGGATACATGGCATAAAAAAAGATACGTAATACAAAAATGTATCGTGAGCTACGCGGGTTTGTGgcccaaaacatttatcacaTTTTCATCAAAAACATTTCATTATGCAAAACATATTTCAAATAGACATTTTACCCTTGTCAAATCAGACTTTCATCTTGGAAAGCTAAGTCCTTGTCTTTCGGGGGGCGTTTAACCGTTGTCAAATCCGTACCGGGGAGCTTTCcactttaatattatttttttatttaaggcTCTTATGTCTGTCATCAATGAAATTAAATGCATCCATAGATGCTATATGTGAGGAGGTAACAACGAGAACTCAAATATTTTTTTGGGTCCATTGATAGACGGTTCTTGCTAGCAAAGCAAACGGGGGCTTAGGAGTCGGTTCTTTGAAAGCATTAACCTTGCTCTGTTTTTTAAATGGATTTGGTGGCTTAAAATTAAGAGCTCTGGAGTTTGGCATAAGGTGATTTACAGTATACACAAGGTGATAACTGGGAAATTCT includes:
- the LOC111880280 gene encoding probable LRR receptor-like serine/threonine-protein kinase At4g37250 — translated: MTSMIMIMINPHSSFKTLPFLLLLILHQSSALTTDGIRLLSFKYSVLNDPLGVLDTWSYTDATPCSWHGVVCENTCVTGVSLPSSGLTATIPANLGSILHLREVNLSNNSISGSIPLSLYNAPELETLDLSNNLMSGEFEFVGGWRSLRYLNMSGNSLTGKLPQNLAALSNLTVVSLTGNQFSGELPSGFESVEVLDLSKNSITGSLPEKFGSGDLVYFNISHNNLSGEIPPEFAIKVPITATIDLSFNNLKGAIPESDILVNQDEESFAGNPELCGKPLKNLCESSSSSTTGPNSTTFTPAIAGIPQSFPSTPSHNSSNSKSRFKTSTIIGIVVGDIAIVAVLALVFIYIVKKRRGAPSNRHQDEAKASNREYDWGSSEEEHKWLRSWACLMKRRNTGGEDEEEGEEESSQNSSSENSDTESRPPETIKLDNPVTKDVEKRGLVTVDGGEKELELETLLKASAYILGTTGSSIIYKAVLEDGTMLAVRRIGENGLDRFKDFENQVRVIAKLVHPNLVRIRGFYWAADEKLVIYDYVPHGSLANARYKKVGSSPSPLPWEVRLKIAKGTARGLLYIHDKKQVHGNLKPSNILLESDMEPKIGDFGLERLLAGDQSYKVGGSTRNFGSKRSNTSRESFPDIVMGSNPSPSPSSMGCISPYYAPESLRSLKPSPKWDVYSYGVVLLELLTGKVIISDEFGPASMTWSSTLTVEEKKKVLRMVDVAIRADLEGKEDALLALLRVAYGCISPVPQKRPHMKEVVHALDKFPLASFSYY